A stretch of Leptospira perdikensis DNA encodes these proteins:
- a CDS encoding ubiquinone/menaquinone biosynthesis methyltransferase, producing the protein MNQYQLPSQEKKPEYVRTNFDGIAKAYDKFNDWNSFFLHRIWKDWVVKEAQKSVPFAKSALDLCCGTGDITLRLSKEPNLEQIVGLDFSEKMLDFAIHKIPQDPRVNLLVGDAMDLSQFSTASFDIVTMGFGLRNVSDLKKCLMEIKRVLKKGGVFVNLDVGRVRPKFLKFFADFYFFKMVPLFGYLLYGRENEMFDYLPHSSKTYPDQESLAKILEELGFQEVRFQNFVFGNAVAHVAKN; encoded by the coding sequence ATGAACCAATACCAACTGCCATCCCAAGAAAAGAAACCGGAATATGTAAGAACTAATTTTGATGGAATTGCCAAAGCCTATGACAAATTCAATGACTGGAATAGTTTTTTCCTACATCGCATTTGGAAGGATTGGGTGGTCAAAGAGGCCCAAAAGAGCGTTCCGTTCGCAAAATCTGCCCTCGACCTCTGTTGCGGGACAGGAGATATCACCCTTCGGCTCTCGAAGGAACCAAATCTAGAACAAATTGTAGGCCTAGATTTTTCGGAAAAGATGTTAGATTTTGCCATCCATAAAATTCCTCAAGATCCAAGGGTTAACCTTCTTGTCGGAGATGCTATGGACCTGAGCCAATTTTCAACGGCAAGTTTTGACATTGTGACTATGGGGTTTGGACTCAGGAATGTTTCCGATTTAAAAAAATGCCTTATGGAAATCAAACGGGTGTTAAAGAAAGGTGGGGTCTTTGTGAATTTAGATGTGGGGCGTGTGCGACCCAAATTTTTGAAATTCTTTGCCGATTTCTATTTTTTCAAAATGGTACCTCTATTTGGATATTTGCTTTATGGCAGAGAAAATGAGATGTTCGATTACCTTCCCCATTCCTCCAAAACCTATCCAGACCAGGAGAGTTTGGCAAAGATTTTAGAGGAACTTGGATTCCAAGAGGTACGATTCCAGAATTTTGTTTTTGGAAATGCAGTGGCGCATGTGGCAAAAAACTAG
- a CDS encoding MotA/TolQ/ExbB proton channel family protein, producing MNWTFSIPAILIFILLFCFSLTSFYFFFRLVLGLHKLKDRNLRLEIFPKEPTETELELFFSPLERTIHWLPTIASLSMLLGLLGTVIGINSAFGAMETQGKVSLEVLAGGIKDALNTTIVGLLVAIPSLYFHRYAENKIRYISELLVKDFSNSDETP from the coding sequence ATGAATTGGACATTTTCAATTCCCGCAATTTTGATTTTTATCCTTCTTTTTTGTTTTTCACTCACTTCTTTTTATTTTTTCTTCCGATTGGTTCTCGGGTTGCATAAATTAAAGGATCGAAATCTCAGGTTAGAGATATTTCCGAAAGAACCCACAGAGACTGAATTAGAATTATTTTTTTCTCCTTTGGAAAGAACCATCCACTGGTTACCAACAATAGCTTCTCTGTCCATGCTTCTTGGACTTCTTGGGACTGTGATTGGAATTAACTCGGCTTTTGGAGCAATGGAAACGCAAGGAAAGGTGAGTTTGGAAGTACTTGCAGGGGGAATCAAAGATGCATTGAATACAACGATCGTTGGACTTCTTGTTGCAATTCCTTCTTTATATTTCCATAGGTACGCCGAAAATAAAATTCGATATATATCAGAGCTTTTGGTAAAAGATTTTTCTAACTCCGATGAAACTCCGTAA
- a CDS encoding ExbD/TolR family protein, producing MKLRKSNSNSDIDISSLIDVLFILLIFLMLAVRFTETTSTLQLDLPKTQTDSIGEESPKFKIQINHLGIIYFDGKEIVKDSLTVLVPENEDGKSRVVLEVDKKAEFASFVLVTDLLKSKGYQKIDIVTLKD from the coding sequence ATGAAACTCCGTAAATCAAATTCAAATTCCGACATCGATATTAGTAGTTTAATCGATGTATTGTTTATTCTATTAATCTTTTTGATGTTAGCTGTTAGGTTTACGGAAACCACTTCTACTTTACAACTAGATCTTCCTAAAACTCAAACTGATTCTATAGGTGAAGAATCCCCAAAGTTCAAAATTCAGATTAATCATCTAGGTATTATTTATTTTGATGGGAAAGAAATAGTAAAAGATTCCTTAACCGTTCTTGTTCCCGAAAACGAAGATGGTAAATCTAGAGTAGTATTGGAAGTGGATAAAAAAGCAGAGTTTGCTTCGTTTGTTTTGGTTACAGATTTATTAAAATCAAAAGGATATCAAAAAATTGACATTGTCACTCTGAAGGATTAG